A portion of the Candida dubliniensis CD36 chromosome R, complete sequence genome contains these proteins:
- a CDS encoding putative mitochondrial 37S ribosomal protein SWS2 (Similar to C. albicans MRPS13) gives MGVVVFGKSIKHNFPVRIGLAKTIFGIGYQTAERLMAKVGIYPNCRMNQLTEPQIMDLNKEISQLLVEGHLKHKINNDIKLKRTIGSYAGSRHALGFPVRGQRTKTNGSTARQLNRTERFRL, from the coding sequence ATGGGTGTGGTTGTATTTggtaaatcaataaaacaCAATTTTCCTGTTCGTATAGGATTAGCCAAGACGATATTTGGTATAGGATATCAAACAGCAGAAAGGTTGATGGCTAAAGTGGGAATATATCCTAATTGCAGAATGAACCAGTTAACAGAGCCACAAATCATGGACTTGAACAAAGAAATTTCACAATTATTAGTTGAAGGGCATTTGAAacataaaataaataatgacATCAAGTTGAAGAGAACAATCGGATCTTATGCTGGATCCAGACACGCATTGGGTTTCCCGGTCAGAGGTCAACGTACAAAGACAAACGGTTCTACGGCCAGACAATTGAACAGAACAGAAAGATTCCGTTTATAA
- a CDS encoding DnaJ family protein chaperone, putative (In S. cerevisiae, involved in the regulation of the HSP90 and HSP70 functions, and in protein translocation across membranes;~Similar to S. cerevisiae MAS5), whose amino-acid sequence MVRETYFYDILSVNTSATTEEISRSYKRLALKCHPDKTNHDPELTEKFKQMTRAYEVLRDPKQRDVYDKYGEAGIDGTVQESTSNTMTSNSRSHRRTHSFATDIFSQVFNDINNMFSAHNAMFEGAQMSGRFSGFPSNQNMKKHVQPLGEPLESTLIHGEDIFHTCEVNLADMVYGKIIKLSLPKNMKCVQCNGYGGVNPRTCKVCSGSGKVMITYYNQFSRFQQSGSCATCQGTGVFIGDADRCVYCDMGYLEGTKILKVVVPPGASSGDRIILKGEADEGRNIIPGDVVIQLKQRQHPYLVRKYNDLFMDHVIDLKTALLGGEIVIPDFLKQGQSLKIYINVHGYKSLNNEKVHAGEVVGSIRSGEPKLVKGLGVPINNRIRNGIIVQNPLQGNTAKQSMFDLSKYPRGNLFINFHVKLPRIENFSENDLMQLNHIFNNIPTSNDMNDDHGNIIESNLASLPGTKGNPINLESTPGMSESPSRESNSSIKLDFSSIGINDETNTKIRDNDPHPYFEEAQNKRRRFENDLGHGIANPI is encoded by the coding sequence ATGGTTAGAGAAACTTATTTTTATGATATACTATCAGTAAACACATCTGCAACAACAGAAGAAATCTCCAGATCATACAAGAGACTAGCATTGAAATGCCACCCCGATAAGACGAATCATGATCCAGAATTAACTGAGAAATTTAAGCAAATGACACGAGCTTACGAAGTTCTACGAGATCCAAAACAAAGAGATGTGTATGACAAATACGGAGAAGCTGGCATAGATGGCACTGTTCAAGAGTCTACAAGTAATACGATGACCTCAAACTCCCGCAGTCATAGAAGAACACACTCATTTGCCACTGACATATTTTCCCAAGTATTTAATGATATAAACAATATGTTTTCGGCACATAATGCGATGTTTGAAGGTGCACAAATGTCTGGAAGGTTCTCGGGATTTCCGAGTAACCAGAACATGAAGAAGCACGTACAGCCTTTAGGTGAGCCACTAGAGAGCACTTTGATCCACGGGGAAGACATATTCCACACATGCGAAGTGAATTTAGCTGATATGGTGTATGGGAAAATAATCAAGCTATCTCTACCAAAAAATATGAAGTGTGTGCAATGTAATGGGTATGGTGGAGTGAACCCAAGAACATGCAAAGTATGCTCGGGCTCAGGTAAAGTGATGATCACATACTATAATCAGTTTTCACGATTCCAACAAAGTGGTAGTTGTGCTACATGTCAAGGAACTGGGGTGTTTATCGGAGACGCAGACAGATGTGTGTACTGTGACATGGGGTATCTAGAGGGCACAAAGATTCTCAAAGTTGTAGTTCCACCAGGTGCAAGCAGCGGTGATAGAATAATTCTTAAGGGTGAAGCAGACGAAGGGAGAAATATAATACCAGGAGATGTGGTGATCCAATTGAAGCAACGACAACATCCGTATCTTGTGCGGAAGTACAACGACTTGTTCATGGATCAtgtaattgatttgaaaacagCATTGCTAGGGGGAGAGATTGTTATTCCAGACTTTTTGAAACAAGGCCAATCTTTAAAAATATACATCAATGTGCACGGTTACAAATCActtaataatgaaaaggTTCACGCAGGAGAAGTTGTCGGTAGTATAAGATCGGGAGAGCCGAAGTTAGTGAAGGGATTGGGTGTGCCCATCAACAACCGGATTCGCAACGGTATCATTGTGCAAAACCCATTACAAGGAAACACCGCTAAGCAATCGATGTTTGATTTAAGCAAGTATCCCCGTGGGAACTTGTTTATCAACTTCCACGTTAAATTGCCTCGCATTGAGAATTTTCtggaaaatgatttaatgcAATTGAACCacattttcaacaatatccCGACCAGCAATGATATGAATGATGACCATGGAAATATTATAGAATCGAACTTGGCGAGCTTGCCAGGAACCAAGGGGAATCCCATAAATTTAGAATCAACACCCGGTATGTCTGAAAGCCCCTCGAGAGAAAGTAACAGCTCAATCAAACTAGATTTCAGCAGCATTGGTATCAATGATGAGACGAATACCAAAATCAGAGATAACGACCCCCACCCTTATTTTGAAGAAGCACAGAATAAAAGAAGACGGTTTGAGAACGACTTGGGTCATGGAATAGCTAACCCAATATAG
- a CDS encoding tropomyosin, putative (Similar to S. cerevisiae TPM2;~spliced gene) codes for MDKLKEKINNLKLDAEKWQEKSDELSDRIKELEQENLEKDNQIQALTRKNQVLEEEVEKLETSLNEIKEAADESHSLKTSNENYTKKNQVLEEELEEADKNLKETTEKLRETDVKAEQLERKVASLESEKEEWEKKFEELTETYNAAKAELDEISQQLEAI; via the exons ATGGATAAACTCAAGGAA aaaatcaacaacttgAAATTGGATGCTGAAAAATGGCAAGAAAAATCTGATGAATTGAGTGATAGAatcaaagaattggaaCAAGAAAACTTAGAAAAAGACAACCAAATCCAAGCATTAACTAGAAAGAACCAGGttttagaagaagaagttgaaaaattggaaacttCATTGAATGAGATCAAAGAAGCCGCTGACGAATCTCACTCCTTGAAAACTTCCAACGAAAACTACACCAAGAAGAACCAAGTtttggaagaagaattggaagaaGCTGACAAAAACTTGAAAGAAACCACAGAAAAATTGAGAGAAACTGACGTTAAGGCTGAACAATTGGAAAGAAAAGTAGCTTCATTAGAAAGcgaaaaagaagaatggGAAAAGAAATTCGAAGAATTGACTGAAACTTACAATGCTGCTAAAGCTGAATTGGACGAAATTAGTCAACAATTGGAAGCtatttaa
- a CDS encoding lipid kinase activator, putative (Similar to S. cerevisiae VAC14) translates to MNTGKVLEPSLVKDLSNHIYEKRKATAFQIESLTKNALGHNDSQTIYKIINELTELTSTGTNSAKMGAITALGSVSVALGSFAIAYFLEDIVKPIFSTFKDTDARVRYYACESLYNVAKIARGEILIYFNDIFDILCILVSDSESSVKNAADILDRLVKDIVSAKATNYVSILQQQQESQIRSNLVDAQGNAIQVNEPQDPSKAFSLPKFIPTLLERMYTTDPFTKKFLLSWLELFDDIPSLELIRFLPEFLKPLIQFLFNNSPTDIRSETENMLNVFLEEIKYITKIKIDARKKESASKKIKQGELDGNAKKGKQDHGSPSLKLHDTESAIDEDSGADDEASIKSDDTTIVRRPPISGLTAKPTEGHNKIDAPGGGGGGDTKEEHEENEEVTPGQDIFIDYEKIILILLSFLKSSDSESNFKDLGNEPHEIYCQVQFIAIKWLRDILEMAPSSILKQFPECVGVTLKNISKTDKAQDFELRDSFLDFNLAMQSFLYKFNDDSLDELNETLGLDRETYTEFNEVKLPLTLSAIVKEYLNSVSELARTTSLDWMIFIYERNPKEFMSLFQVEANNFELTDLLKYDTSNEVILKVLTLMAKISEANQKFFKNFIVKLVKIFELDGSEKAFKVEFIIRKLCVSLNSELIFTALSEVLITLNDLDFLNTMVVTLNNILLTSQELLPFRKKLKGLDSNKVEDWQLFSSLFQSWCHNAPSAISLCLLTSNYELSFLIIKNLSELEVTSQLLIQLDVLVQLLESPIFMKLRLNLLEPEKHPYLFKTLYGLLMILPQSNTFMSLRNRLTTVSNYNSNSGPQFHLSTPLTTPTPAAGTTTTTIPTASSTSSQSIKRKRIYEMLDKFIKIQNCHEEYNNSNKRMNNPVGYNLESASVFPVNSLK, encoded by the coding sequence ATGAATACAGGGAAGGTGTTGGAACCATCCTTGGTAAAGGATCTATCCAACCACATATATGAAAAGAGAAAGGCCACTGCGTTTCAAATTGAGTCGTTGACAAAAAATGCTTTAGGACACAACGACAGTCAAACAATATATAAGATAATCAACGAACTCACAGAGTTAACAAGCACGGGCACAAATCTGGCCAAAATGGGGGCAATAACTGCTCTTGGAAGTGTGTCTGTTGCTCTTGGGTCTTTTGCCATTGCGTACTTTTTAGAGGATATCGTCAAACCCATCTTTTCAACATTCAAGGACACTGACGCACGCGTCAGATACTATGCTTGTGAATCATTGTACAATGTTGCCAAAATAGCCAGGGGAGagatattaatttatttcaatGACATTTTTGATATATTGTGTATCTTGGTTAGCGATTCAGAAAGCAGTGTCAAGAATGCTGCTGACATCCTAGATCGATTGGTTAAGGATATCGTAAGTGCTAAGGCAACCAATTATGTTAGCATAttgcagcagcagcaggaGTCGCAAATACGAAGCAATTTGGTTGATGCTCAAGGTAACGCCATTCAAGTGAACGAGCCACAAGACCCAAGCAAGGCGTTTTCGTTGCCGAAATTCATCCCCACTTTACTAGAGAGAATGTATACAACAGACCCGTTTACCAAGAAATTCTTACTAAGCTGGTTGGAATTGTTTGACGATATTCCATCGTTGGAGTTAATTAGATTTTTACCGGAATTCTTGAAACCGTTGATTcagtttttgtttaataacTCGCCCACAGATATCCGTTCGGAAACAGAGAACATGTTGAACGTGTTTCTAGAGGAGATCAAGTATATAACCAAGATAAAGATTGATGCGAGAAAGAAGGAGCTGGCTAGtaagaaaatcaaacaGGGAGAGCTAGATGGGAATGCCAAAAAGGGCAAACAAGACCATGGCTCTCCTAGCTTGAAGTTGCACGATACCGAATCTGCCATCGATGAAGATAGTGGAGCCGATGATGAAGCGTCCATAAAATCCGATGATACCACGATTGTGAGAAGGCCACCAATCAGTGGACTTACTGCGAAGCCAACTGAGGGTCACAACAAAATTGATGCAcctggtggtggtggtggtggtgatacTAAGGAGGAACACGAAGAAAACGAAGAAGTGACACCTGGACAGgatatttttattgattacgagaaaatcattttgattttgttgtcGTTTCTCAAATCTTCCGATTCAGAAAGTAATTTCAAAGATTTGGGGAACGAACCCCATGAGATATATTGTCAGGTACAATTTATTGCTATTAAATGGCTACGTGATATATTGGAAATGGCCCCGTCAAGTATCTTAAAGCAATTTCCAGAATGTGTTGGTGTtactttgaaaaatatctCGAAAACCGACAAGGCACAAGATTTTGAGTTAAGAGACTCGTTtcttgatttcaatttggcTATGCAACTGTTTTTGTACAAGTTCAATGATGATAGTTTAGACGAGCTCAACGAGACTCTCGGGTTAGACAGAGAAACCTATACTGAGTTTAACGAAGTCAAGCTACCACTTACTTTATCAGCCATAGTTAAAGAGTATTTGAACTCGGTAAGCGAACTAGCTAGAACCACAAGTTTAGATTGGATGATATTCATATATGAGAGAAACCCCAAAGAGTTCATGTCGCTTTTCCAAGTGGAAGCTAACAACTTTGAGTTGACCGACCTATTGAAATATGACACTAGCAATGAAGTGATACTCAAGGTGTTGACTTTGATGGCAAAAATATCTGAAGCaaaccaaaaatttttcaagaatttcATTGTAAAATTGGTTAAGATATTTGAATTGGACGGCTCAGAAAAGGCCTTTAAAGTTGAATTTATAATTCGGAAATTGTGTGTTTCGCTAAACTCGGAATTGATTTTCACTGCTTTGTCAGAGGTGTTGATCACTTTGAACGACTTGGATTTCTTGAACACTATGGTTGTTACCTTGAACAACATATTGCTAACTTCACAAGAGTTGTTGCCGTTCCGGAAGAAGTTAAAGGGCTTGGATTCTAACAAGGTAGAGGATTGGCAGCTATTTTCGTCATTATTCCAGAGCTGGTGCCACAATGCACCTAGTGCGATATCCCTATGCTTATTGACATCGAATTACGAGTTATCATTCTTGATTATTAAGAACTTGTCTGAATTGGAGGTGACTTCGCAGTTATTGATTCAGTTAGATGTTTTGGTCCAATTGTTGGAGCTGCCGATATTTATGAAATTGAGATTGAACCTATTGGAGCCGGAAAAGCATCCGTATCTTTTCAAAACGTTGTACGgattgttgatgatattgcCCCAAAGCAATACGTTCATGTCGTTGAGAAATAGGTTGACGACAGTGAGTAACTACAATAGTAATTCCGGTCCGCAATTTCATTTATCGACTCCATtaacaacaccaacaccTGCTGCTGGAACTACGACAACTACCATTCCAACTGCAAGCTCTACCAGCAGTCAGTCTATTAAGAGGAAAAGAATATATGAGATGTTAgacaaatttattaaaatccAAAACTGTCATGAGGAATATAACAACAGTAATAAGAGAATGAACAACCCAGTTGGTTATAATCTTGAGTCGGCTTCAGTTTTCCCGGTTAATCTGCTTAAATAG
- a CDS encoding conserved hypothetical protein (spliced gene) produces the protein MTLPLISIINSRAYLYPFKGLYYFITHPTIWPFYVTILLPQLVLTLVIYSIMFSLFFPPQALVYTLLMGPLGVIGAWYSLISQASTLSIFVVTISLMPHIQRVAYDAVLSRECANDVMLMGKLRRYRKLPIRDRAREYVKAIPDFSIFPFSLLKLLAFFGIYFIPFVGPIIVLFFQSSRRGLKAHARYFKLKGFSRSDIRTIHKLNRPAYMGYGVVALWLESFPFINMFFMFTNTLGAALWAVDIENQEKATPENVVPVAATTSSVTYQDQVIPIHNEPTTNVPEATPKTATNTI, from the exons ATGACTTTAccattaatatcaataatcaaCTCAAGAGCTTATTTGTACCCTTTTAAA GGGTTGTACTACTTCATAACACATCCCACCATCTGGCCCTTTTACGTAACCATATTGTTACCTCAGTTGGTTCTTACACTAGTTATTTACCTGATTATGTTTTCATTGTTCTTCCCACCCCAAGCTCTTGTCTACACATTGTTAATGGGACCACTAGGGGTGATTGGTGCTTGGTACAGTTTGATTCTGCAAGCGAGCACATTGTCCATATTTGTTGTCACAATATCCTTGATGCCACACATACAAAGGGTAGCATACGACGCAGTATTAAGTAGAGAGTGTGCTAATGATGTGATGTTAATGGGGAAGTTAAGAAGATACAGAAAATTACCCATTAGAGATAGGGCTAGAGAATATGTCAAGGCAATTCCcgatttttcaatctttcCCTTCTCTTTGCTCAAGCTACTTGCGTTTTTCGGCATTTACTTCATACCTTTTGTGGGCCCAATCATTGTCTTGTTTTTCCAATCTTCTAGACGTGGGCTAAAGGCACATGCAAGATACTTTAAGTTGAAAGGGTTTCTGCGTAGCGACATTAGAACAATCCACAAATTAAACAGACCAGCGTACATGGGGTACGGAGTCGTTGCACTTTGGCTCGAGCTGTTCccatttatcaatatgTTTTTTATGTTCACCAACACTTTGGGTGCTGCTTTGTGGGCGGTTGACattgaaaatcaagaaaaggCCACGCCAGAGAATGTCGTCCCGGTTGCTGCAACTACCAGTAGTGTCACTTATCAGGATCAAGTTATACCCATACACAATGAACCAACGACTAATGTGCCTGAGGCTACCCCAAAGACTGCTACAAATACCATCTGA
- a CDS encoding zinc finger protein, putative (Similar to S. cerevisiae REH1) produces MSFMPSGSNPETASFTCNTCGVKFINAELQRQHMKTEWHRYNLKRRVAGLPSISAGVFAEKILSSKHLAKNENEDEYGFYVATRKKKNGERQLTKKFLKSQKNRGRAEEVKLIIDGAREASPATSLTSEFSEFSLGDSDFHEIESIDTGSELNYTEESDFTDLEGELLSDEGEEKEEGEKAEEEVNNGDVSSEEVESIPITHCFYCGLNNHEMENNIKHMFNRHGLYIPERSYLVDPSGLLEYLSEVISLDYECLVCGFEGKNLESVRQHIASKGHCRIPYETKEEKSAISQFYDFSVEDEPKTQAKETTKKHVAFSNESQSEQSDEKDSERHTEDNGINDNYELVHIDQSGVELTTPAGYRIGHRSMQRYYRQNLRMPREPTAAQATQALVDRRLAPGLSLHYATKQEKETRRIENKTRNDVERKRNKTRRANYQKHYRDEILGT; encoded by the coding sequence ATGAGTTTTATGCCAAGTGGATCCAACCCAGAGACAGCTTCATTCACATGCAATACGTGTGGTGTTAAGTTTATCAATGCAGAATTGCAAAGACAACATATGAAAACAGAATGGCACCGATACAATTTAAAGAGAAGAGTTGCAGGTTTACCCTCAATCTCGGCAGGGGTATTTGCTGAAAAGATTCTCTCTCTGAAGCATTTGgcaaaaaatgaaaacgaAGATGAGTACGGGTTTTATGTGGCCAcgagaaagaagaaaaacgGAGAACGACAACTCACCAAGAAGTTTCTAAAATCTCAGAAGAATAGAGGTAGAGCAGAAGAAGTTAAACTTATAATAGACGGTGCGAGGGAAGCAAGCCCCGCAACCTCTCTCACTTCCGAGTTTTCAGAGTTTTCCTTGGGCGACTCGGATTTCCATGAGATTGAATCGATAGATACAGGCTCCGAATTAAACTACACCGAAGAGTCTGATTTTACTGATTTGGAAGGGGAACTATTATCAGATGAAGGAGAGGAGAAGGAAGAAGGTGAAAAAGCAGAAGAGGAAGTAAATAATGGTGATGTGTCGTCGGAGGAGGTAGAGCTGATTCCAATCACTCATTGTTTTTATTGTGGTTTGAACAACCATGAAATGGAGAACAATATAAAACACATGTTTAATAGACACGGGTTGTACATTCCAGAAAGATCCTATCTAGTTGATCCAAGTGGTCTCTTGGAGTACTTGAGTGAGGTTATCTCATTAGACTACGAATGTTTGGTTTGTGGGTTTGAAGGTAAGAATTTGGAGAGTGTTAGACAACATATTGCATCCAAGGGCCATTGCAGAATACCATACGAAACCAAGGAAGAAAAACTGGCTATTTCCCAATTTTACGATTTTTCAGTAGAGGATGAACCAAAAACACAAGCCAAAGAAACCACGAAAAAACATGTTGCGTTCAGCAATGAGTCACAATCGGAACAGTCTGACGAGAAGGATAGTGAAAGACATACTGAGGATAACGGAATTAATGACAATTACGAGTTAGTCCATATAGATCAATCTGGGGTTGAACTTACTACGCCCGCAGGTTACAGAATTGGCCACCGATCAATGCAAAGGTACTACAGGCAGAATTTGCGGATGCCAAGAGAGCCAACAGCAGCACAAGCCACACAGGCATTGGTCGATAGAAGACTTGCTCCAGGGTTGTCACTTCACTATGCcacaaaacaagaaaaggaaacaagaagaattgaaaacaaaactagAAATGATGTGGAAAGAAAGAGGAACAAGACAAGAAGAGCCAACTATCAAAAACATTACCGTGATGAGATTTTGGGTACTTGA